From Halotia branconii CENA392, the proteins below share one genomic window:
- the gap gene encoding type I glyceraldehyde-3-phosphate dehydrogenase gives MTKVVINGLGRIGRAIFKIILNKKELELVAINDLVPPDNLAYLLKYDTVYGKYEKQVESNSNSLIVDGKTYKFFNEKQPENLPWQELEVDVVFECTGIFKKQEDLEKHLKAGAKKVILSAPAKSEEINTIVYGVNETQASDQIISCASCTTNCITPVVEVMGRRIGVKKAIMTTVHAYTGSQELVDSPHKKFSRGRAAAANIVPTTTGAAIATTQVLTQYSGKFDGVAVRVPVAVGSISDITFVTEKATTVEEINKIFREEADSERYQGILGVSKDPIVSSDIIQDTRASIIDLNMTQVVDGDLVKVMSWYDNEWGYASQMIREALQMVKVSRSLQAVN, from the coding sequence ATGACTAAAGTAGTGATTAATGGATTAGGAAGAATTGGCAGAGCAATTTTTAAAATTATCCTCAATAAAAAGGAATTAGAATTAGTAGCGATCAATGACTTAGTACCACCAGATAATCTAGCTTATTTACTCAAATATGATACTGTTTACGGCAAGTATGAAAAACAGGTAGAAAGTAATAGCAATAGTTTAATAGTTGATGGTAAAACCTATAAATTTTTTAATGAAAAACAACCAGAAAATCTGCCTTGGCAAGAGTTAGAAGTTGATGTAGTTTTTGAATGTACAGGGATTTTTAAAAAGCAAGAAGACTTAGAAAAACACCTGAAAGCAGGAGCGAAAAAGGTGATTTTATCGGCTCCAGCTAAAAGTGAAGAAATTAATACTATTGTTTACGGTGTTAATGAAACCCAAGCATCAGATCAAATTATCTCCTGTGCTAGTTGTACGACCAATTGCATCACTCCTGTTGTGGAAGTAATGGGTAGAAGAATTGGTGTGAAAAAAGCGATTATGACTACAGTTCATGCTTATACTGGCTCTCAAGAATTGGTGGATAGCCCCCATAAAAAATTTAGTAGAGGGAGAGCTGCGGCTGCCAATATAGTACCAACGACAACCGGAGCTGCGATCGCTACTACTCAAGTTCTTACACAATACTCAGGTAAATTTGATGGTGTAGCTGTGCGGGTTCCGGTGGCTGTGGGTTCGATTTCCGACATTACTTTTGTTACCGAAAAAGCAACTACTGTCGAGGAAATTAATAAAATTTTCCGTGAAGAAGCCGACAGCGAAAGATATCAAGGTATCTTGGGTGTTTCCAAAGATCCGATTGTTTCATCCGATATTATTCAGGATACTCGCGCTTCAATTATTGATTTGAATATGACGCAAGTCGTTGATGGTGACTTGGTAAAAGTAATGAGTTGGTATGACAACGAATGGGGTTATGCCAGTCAGATGATTCGAGAAGCCCTGCAAATGGTTAAAGTATCTCGTAGTTTGCAAGCTGTTAATTAA
- a CDS encoding cation-translocating P-type ATPase, which yields MAEFLKKPWTLASEDILENLDVELNQGLTESAVEQRRQQYGENRLEQTKGRSIWQIFIDQFKSLIIGILAVAAILAFIFQEWIEGIAILVAIAINTAIGFFMELQAVRSMQALQELTSTTTKVRRQGQVQEIPVAELVPGDVVVLESGDVIPADLRIIEASGLQVNESSLTGESVPVSKSVEPVAEDAPLAERENMLYNGTALTRGSGEGVVVGTGMETELGHISDLAAKAGEEERTPLEKRLDQLGRRLVWVTLAIVVVVAIAGIAAGRDIIVMVETAIALAVGAVPEGLPIVATVALAQGMWRMARRHALVNRLSAVETLGATSVICTDKTGTLTENRMTVTHMAVDSGEIKVTGEALEPKGQFLKNDQEIQPLDEQILRDALEVGVLCNNAALQPEDSNESRVVGDPMEVALLIAGAKAGLQRQELLENIPEVREEAFDPDLKMMATIHKVDNQYRYAVKGAPESVFKACSQILTTSGEQQLNDEHRQQWREKTNQLAAQGLRMLALAEKTVADQNAKPYEGLTFLGVVGLLDPPRQEVRPAIQECQDAGIRVVMVTGDQSVTARHVGVAVNLIDDENADVIQGKDLKNPDELSPENRQRILNASILARVSPEQKLNLIDLHQRNQTVVAMTGDGVNDAPALKKADIGVAMGQRGTQVAKEAADMILQDDAFASIVAAVEQGRAIFNNIRKFTLYLLSGNVGEIIAVTIASLVNAPLPLLPLQILYLNVVNDVFPALALGVGEGSPTLMQQPPRHPKESILTRRHWWAIAGYGTIIAISVLGAFALAFKWLGLNEQQAVTISFMTLAFGRLWHVFNMRDRKSGLLQNEITKNPYIWGAIVLCTGLLLSAVYLPFLSNVLKTANPGLQGWLVVGVMSLVPLIIGQPAKLIMERQKSRRK from the coding sequence ATGGCAGAGTTTCTTAAAAAACCTTGGACACTGGCATCGGAGGATATTCTTGAAAATCTTGATGTTGAGCTGAATCAAGGACTGACTGAATCGGCAGTAGAACAACGCCGTCAGCAATATGGCGAAAACCGCTTAGAACAGACTAAAGGCAGAAGTATTTGGCAAATTTTCATTGATCAGTTTAAAAGTCTGATTATTGGGATATTAGCGGTTGCGGCAATCTTGGCTTTTATCTTTCAAGAGTGGATTGAAGGTATAGCTATTTTAGTAGCGATCGCCATTAATACCGCGATCGGTTTTTTTATGGAGTTGCAAGCAGTTCGCTCCATGCAAGCATTGCAAGAACTCACCAGTACTACAACTAAAGTCCGTCGCCAAGGACAAGTTCAAGAAATTCCCGTGGCAGAACTAGTACCAGGAGATGTTGTAGTTTTAGAAAGCGGTGATGTGATTCCCGCCGATTTGCGAATTATTGAGGCATCTGGGTTACAAGTCAACGAGTCTTCATTGACAGGGGAATCAGTACCAGTCAGTAAAAGTGTGGAACCTGTAGCGGAAGATGCTCCTTTAGCAGAACGAGAAAATATGCTCTACAACGGCACTGCCCTGACTCGTGGTTCGGGTGAGGGTGTAGTTGTGGGTACGGGAATGGAGACAGAATTAGGTCACATTTCCGACTTAGCAGCCAAAGCCGGGGAAGAAGAACGCACACCCTTAGAAAAACGCCTCGATCAACTAGGACGAAGGTTGGTTTGGGTAACATTAGCAATTGTAGTAGTAGTAGCGATCGCTGGCATTGCCGCTGGTAGAGACATAATTGTCATGGTAGAAACTGCGATCGCTTTAGCAGTGGGAGCAGTACCAGAAGGGCTACCAATTGTCGCTACAGTAGCTTTAGCACAAGGCATGTGGCGGATGGCACGTCGCCACGCCTTAGTGAATCGACTCTCGGCGGTGGAAACTCTAGGGGCTACTAGTGTGATCTGCACAGATAAAACTGGGACACTGACCGAGAATCGGATGACTGTTACCCACATGGCTGTTGATTCTGGGGAAATCAAAGTTACTGGTGAAGCTTTAGAACCAAAAGGTCAATTCCTTAAAAATGATCAAGAAATTCAGCCTTTAGATGAGCAAATTCTCCGAGACGCTTTAGAAGTTGGTGTACTTTGCAACAATGCTGCTTTGCAACCCGAAGACTCCAATGAAAGCCGTGTAGTTGGTGATCCAATGGAAGTAGCGCTGTTAATTGCGGGTGCAAAAGCCGGATTACAGCGTCAAGAATTGTTAGAAAACATACCAGAAGTTCGGGAAGAAGCTTTCGACCCGGACTTAAAAATGATGGCTACGATACACAAAGTAGACAATCAATATCGATATGCCGTCAAAGGCGCACCCGAATCTGTTTTTAAAGCTTGTTCCCAGATACTCACAACCTCAGGAGAACAACAGCTAAACGATGAACATCGGCAACAGTGGCGAGAAAAAACTAATCAATTAGCTGCCCAAGGTTTACGGATGTTGGCACTAGCAGAAAAAACGGTTGCTGACCAAAATGCCAAACCTTACGAAGGTTTAACTTTTTTAGGTGTTGTGGGCTTACTCGACCCACCACGGCAAGAAGTTCGTCCAGCGATTCAAGAATGTCAAGATGCAGGGATTCGCGTCGTCATGGTCACTGGCGACCAATCAGTAACAGCTCGTCATGTAGGAGTTGCCGTCAATTTAATTGATGACGAAAATGCTGATGTCATTCAAGGCAAAGACCTGAAAAACCCCGATGAATTATCACCAGAAAACCGTCAGCGTATTTTGAATGCATCTATCCTGGCGCGAGTTAGTCCAGAGCAAAAACTCAACTTAATAGACTTGCATCAACGCAACCAAACAGTTGTAGCGATGACAGGAGATGGTGTCAACGATGCACCAGCCTTAAAGAAAGCTGATATTGGAGTAGCAATGGGGCAACGGGGAACTCAAGTTGCTAAAGAAGCTGCTGATATGATTCTGCAAGATGACGCTTTCGCTTCCATTGTTGCCGCTGTGGAACAGGGACGAGCAATTTTTAATAACATCCGCAAATTTACTTTATATCTGCTTTCAGGTAACGTGGGTGAAATTATTGCCGTGACGATCGCTTCTTTGGTGAATGCACCTTTACCATTATTACCCCTGCAAATCTTATATCTCAACGTCGTCAATGATGTCTTTCCCGCACTAGCTTTAGGTGTAGGTGAAGGTTCTCCCACCTTAATGCAGCAACCACCGCGCCATCCCAAAGAATCTATCTTAACTCGTCGTCATTGGTGGGCGATCGCAGGTTACGGCACGATTATTGCCATTTCTGTACTTGGTGCGTTTGCCTTAGCCTTCAAGTGGCTGGGGTTGAACGAACAACAAGCAGTGACAATTTCATTTATGACCTTAGCCTTTGGGCGATTATGGCACGTATTTAATATGCGCGATCGCAAATCTGGTTTACTGCAAAACGAAATTACCAAAAACCCCTATATTTGGGGAGCCATAGTTCTTTGTACAGGCTTATTGCTGAGTGCAGTATACTTACCATTCCTCTCCAACGTACTCAAAACAGCAAACCCTGGACTTCAAGGCTGGCTTGTAGTTGGAGTTATGAGTCTTGTGCCTTTAATAATTGGACAACCCGCTAAATTAATTATGGAACGACAAAAGTCTCGGCGTAAGTAA
- the ppsA gene encoding phosphoenolpyruvate synthase: MNTTNKNPYIRWFEDLNSNDVAIVGGKNASLGEMISTLKDQSIRVPDGFATTADAYWQFLQANHLKEKIQSHLEELKSGKTPLDKVGKSIRRLFLSADFPEEITAAIQDAYQKLSQNYDTPEVDVAVRSSATAEDLPEASFAGQQETFLNITGEAELLDACRKCYASLFTDRAISYRQAKNFDHTKVALSVGVQKMVRSDQGSAGVMFSLDTETGFPDVVLIDAAWGLGENVVQGSVTPDEYRVFKPLLKKDDYKPVIEKTLGDKQKKLIYAKGGSHSTKNVNTSAQERQSFVLTDDEILQLARWASIIEAHYQKPMDMEWAKDGETSELFIVQARPETVQSQKQADALKTYSLKQKGEKIITGVSIGEAIAAGKVCLIESADDINHFQDGAILVTQMTDPDWVPIMKRAAGIITDHGGRTCHAAIVSRELGIPAIVGTDKGTEVLHDEQEITISCAEGDQGYVYKNILEFESAQVNLEDTPEIKTQVMMNIASPAAALRWWRLPCDGIGLARMEFIINNSIKIHPMALVHFDQLKDKATRKQIQNLTQGYPDKTEYFVDHLTRGIAKIAASQYPQPVIVRMSDFKTNEYANLIGGKQFEPTESNPMLGFRGASRYYSDRYRAGFALECQAMKRAREQIGMTNIIMMIPFCRTLQEADKVLEVMAENGLKRGENALQVYVMAEIPANVELAAEFSQRFDGFSIGSNDLTQLALGVDRDSSELADLFDERNEAVKRMIRRLIETAHESDRKVGICGQAPSDYPDFAAFLVEAGIDSISLNPDSVIPVIHRIAEVEAKL, encoded by the coding sequence ATGAACACCACAAACAAAAACCCCTATATCCGCTGGTTTGAAGATCTTAACTCCAATGATGTGGCGATCGTTGGCGGTAAGAATGCCTCCTTAGGCGAAATGATCAGCACACTCAAAGACCAAAGTATCCGCGTCCCTGACGGTTTCGCCACCACAGCCGATGCTTATTGGCAATTCTTGCAAGCAAATCATCTCAAAGAAAAAATCCAATCTCATTTAGAAGAACTCAAAAGCGGTAAAACTCCCCTAGATAAAGTCGGCAAATCCATCCGTCGATTATTCTTGTCTGCTGATTTTCCCGAAGAGATCACAGCAGCAATTCAAGATGCTTATCAAAAACTCAGCCAAAACTACGATACCCCCGAAGTTGATGTTGCCGTTAGAAGCAGCGCCACAGCCGAAGATTTACCAGAAGCTAGTTTTGCTGGTCAACAAGAAACATTTCTCAATATCACTGGTGAAGCCGAATTATTAGATGCTTGTCGTAAATGCTACGCTTCCTTATTTACCGACAGAGCGATTAGTTATCGCCAAGCAAAGAATTTTGACCATACAAAAGTTGCTTTATCTGTAGGTGTACAGAAGATGGTACGCTCCGATCAAGGCAGTGCTGGGGTGATGTTTTCTTTGGATACGGAAACAGGTTTTCCAGATGTAGTATTGATTGATGCCGCCTGGGGATTAGGTGAAAATGTTGTTCAAGGTTCAGTAACACCAGATGAGTATCGAGTTTTTAAACCCTTGCTCAAAAAAGATGATTACAAACCTGTTATTGAGAAGACTTTGGGAGACAAACAAAAAAAGCTAATTTATGCCAAAGGTGGTAGCCACTCTACAAAAAATGTCAATACATCTGCACAAGAACGCCAATCATTTGTGTTGACAGATGATGAGATTTTACAATTAGCTCGTTGGGCAAGCATTATTGAAGCCCATTATCAAAAGCCGATGGATATGGAATGGGCTAAGGATGGGGAAACAAGCGAGTTGTTTATTGTGCAGGCGCGTCCAGAAACTGTGCAATCACAAAAACAAGCTGATGCCTTAAAAACTTATTCTTTAAAACAAAAGGGTGAAAAAATTATTACTGGTGTGAGTATCGGTGAAGCGATCGCAGCTGGTAAGGTTTGTTTAATCGAAAGTGCCGATGATATTAATCACTTTCAAGATGGGGCAATTCTCGTTACCCAAATGACTGACCCTGATTGGGTTCCCATTATGAAACGCGCTGCTGGCATTATCACAGATCACGGTGGACGTACTTGTCATGCAGCTATTGTCAGCCGCGAGTTAGGCATTCCGGCGATTGTTGGTACAGATAAAGGTACGGAAGTTCTGCACGATGAGCAAGAAATCACTATTTCCTGTGCTGAAGGCGATCAAGGCTATGTATACAAGAATATTTTGGAGTTTGAATCCGCACAAGTCAATTTAGAAGATACGCCGGAAATTAAAACCCAGGTGATGATGAATATTGCCAGTCCGGCGGCGGCTTTGCGTTGGTGGCGTTTACCTTGTGATGGCATCGGCTTGGCGCGGATGGAATTTATCATTAACAATAGTATTAAAATTCACCCGATGGCGCTGGTGCATTTTGATCAATTAAAAGACAAAGCCACACGCAAACAAATTCAAAATTTAACTCAAGGTTATCCAGATAAAACTGAATATTTCGTCGATCATTTAACGCGGGGTATTGCTAAAATTGCCGCTTCCCAATATCCCCAGCCTGTGATTGTGCGGATGAGTGATTTCAAAACTAATGAATATGCTAACTTGATTGGCGGCAAGCAATTTGAGCCAACAGAATCAAATCCCATGTTGGGATTTCGGGGGGCATCTCGGTATTATAGCGATCGCTACCGTGCAGGTTTTGCTTTGGAATGTCAGGCCATGAAACGCGCCCGTGAACAAATCGGCATGACTAACATCATCATGATGATTCCTTTTTGTCGTACTCTCCAAGAAGCAGACAAAGTACTGGAAGTAATGGCAGAAAACGGCTTAAAGCGGGGCGAAAATGCACTGCAAGTTTATGTCATGGCGGAGATTCCCGCCAATGTAGAGTTAGCAGCAGAATTTTCTCAACGTTTTGATGGTTTTTCTATTGGTAGTAATGACTTAACCCAATTAGCCTTGGGTGTAGATCGGGATTCTTCCGAACTAGCAGATTTATTTGATGAACGCAATGAAGCAGTGAAGCGGATGATTCGTCGCTTAATTGAAACTGCCCATGAAAGCGATCGCAAAGTTGGTATTTGCGGTCAAGCACCAAGCGATTACCCTGATTTTGCTGCCTTCCTAGTTGAAGCAGGGATTGATTCGATTTCTTTAAATCCCGATAGTGTTATCCCAGTTATTCACCGCATTGCCGAAGTGGAAGCTAAGTTATGA
- a CDS encoding SDR family oxidoreductase, whose amino-acid sequence MTKLILITGTSRGLGRAMTEHFIDHGHTVVGCARSSAAIEKLRQKFTAPNDFTAVDVTNEQQVKDWAKHLLSKYEPPDILINNAAIINHPAPLWQVPSDDFSQLIDINIKGVVNIIRHFLPAMVENKHGIIVNFSSGWGRSASGQVASYCASKWAIEGLTRSLAQELPSGMAAIPLNPGIIHTDMLDISFGEEAANYTSISDWVLKAVPFILSLKPTDNGTPLTVPM is encoded by the coding sequence ATGACCAAGCTCATCTTAATTACTGGTACAAGTCGAGGTTTAGGTCGCGCAATGACCGAGCATTTTATTGATCATGGACACACCGTGGTCGGTTGCGCTCGCTCATCAGCAGCTATCGAAAAACTACGCCAGAAATTTACAGCACCAAACGATTTTACTGCTGTAGATGTGACAAATGAGCAGCAAGTAAAAGATTGGGCTAAACACTTACTGAGCAAGTATGAACCACCAGATATATTGATTAACAATGCTGCAATTATTAATCATCCCGCGCCTTTGTGGCAGGTTCCGTCTGATGATTTTTCCCAGTTGATTGATATTAATATTAAAGGAGTAGTTAATATAATTCGCCATTTTCTTCCAGCAATGGTAGAAAACAAACATGGTATTATTGTTAATTTTAGTTCTGGTTGGGGACGGTCTGCATCTGGTCAAGTTGCATCTTATTGTGCATCTAAATGGGCTATTGAAGGGCTGACTCGTTCTTTAGCTCAAGAGTTACCTAGCGGGATGGCTGCGATTCCTCTCAATCCGGGAATTATTCATACTGATATGTTGGATATTAGCTTTGGGGAAGAAGCTGCTAACTACACATCCATTTCTGATTGGGTATTAAAAGCCGTTCCTTTTATATTGAGCTTGAAACCAACAGATAACGGGACTCCGCTAACAGTTCCTATGTAG
- a CDS encoding molecular chaperone, translating to MPVEIRLSPRFQVDVKENGYLELPSIQLIPAGNNIPHISRITCIVRGTPTELAVQIQKAYQQFYSATPRISQIGELGQYPCKLKQPLTQPINCNLQVIVEYFDSDFSGNPLLSERQQIATSCHLWSPFISEPPPIKQTTETDPTMNPFQLNNHIDEQPDKPQKRFPGWFALDFGTSNSTVTLFDPIEVPIAEVLPKEQELRLRDRLAQWLSSPAAVALPDISAGEWDKFINDISKNLEIEPSRLSEVFISDRKERFLEAIRQIELCLGNSDRFRRAASKKLYQIYHEVFRVPTLESQNLMPVVLDIDRRDTEIPSELEVYSFKNLSLRMGREARDNRKKAIAQGTSSSLKEIISRFHHSPKRYFGQDRSFPVILAGEEETINVNNLIQAAWAHLIELTEDYRRRSQRKFSEGDLLTAVVTYPTVAPPVVRKEVKELVEQLGIDDVQTAYDEAVSVAIFFLWREFGGNLNIGIESFKTRCRRSGDKWSQNVLVLDIGGGTTDLALIELTLEDQTPFFANNEDRGLGGRYYKLTPKLLGSSGHLQLGGELITLRIFRLLKVAIADFLLTAVTIGNITSEKLEDLISTELNERFLEKGKFQSGSILKCLDKENPEGDAAYKDALDTAEKVLPTRWQQAPQRLQTFYTLWEYAEAAKLKLGQKSLDDFSGLTFTLFEQQISELLTQSGIKFQATNLDNIYVTLNSQQFETATTSAIKEAIGIAKGLMESRLHPEDNNINSWNTHKVDWLILSGKTCNLDLVQRHIYQEFSNSPYFVWNPERITFVLEFTKLATSAGACYAEKLRRLRFDPEESKGLLRKGANQLEIDVKNLFYYLPCNFKRKTQSNDLLPVFKAGQELYQLAPWEKVAKVRTGWQGIQLTNIIYRQDYEDGDLRLWGSFDGKKLMEKLGMEEAEFLRKIKVQFEIDQTLQFSVLLCQGNPHYLIDVPGIDVGSAISAISETSTLFADGKLKWNIAVERPNKNLTDGDIAVNVLESATVDQPNAYHLVFEVDKDDSQYLQEFHYLQDGAPQPGVGLISEPLPPFPQTSQHTFYVYQTDTESKTKKWLRIGALSKPDITTDYPSQYRVTLDEKGILRMHAGEVPYWTSTNEECLKQQGCVYCAELELQPNEVDKERDPFCGVH from the coding sequence ATGCCTGTAGAAATTCGGCTTTCACCTCGCTTTCAAGTTGATGTCAAAGAAAACGGATATTTGGAGCTTCCTAGCATTCAACTAATCCCTGCCGGGAACAACATCCCTCACATTTCTCGCATCACTTGTATAGTCAGAGGCACACCAACTGAATTAGCCGTCCAAATTCAAAAAGCCTATCAACAATTTTATTCTGCTACACCGAGAATTTCGCAAATCGGAGAATTAGGACAATATCCTTGTAAACTCAAACAACCTTTAACACAACCAATCAACTGTAACTTACAAGTGATTGTTGAGTATTTTGATTCCGATTTTTCCGGAAATCCGCTACTATCTGAACGTCAACAGATTGCAACTTCATGTCATCTGTGGTCTCCTTTCATTTCTGAGCCGCCGCCTATCAAGCAAACAACAGAAACAGATCCTACAATGAACCCTTTTCAACTGAATAACCATATTGACGAGCAACCAGATAAACCACAAAAAAGATTTCCGGGATGGTTCGCTCTAGATTTTGGCACATCAAATTCTACAGTTACACTTTTCGATCCGATTGAAGTACCAATTGCCGAAGTTTTACCCAAAGAGCAAGAATTACGATTGCGCGATCGCTTGGCGCAATGGCTGAGTTCTCCGGCTGCTGTGGCATTACCAGATATCAGCGCGGGTGAATGGGACAAGTTTATTAATGATATTAGTAAAAATCTGGAAATAGAACCCAGTCGTTTAAGTGAAGTTTTTATCAGCGATCGCAAAGAACGCTTTTTAGAAGCAATTCGCCAAATTGAACTATGTCTAGGGAATAGCGATCGCTTCCGCCGAGCCGCCAGTAAAAAACTTTATCAAATCTACCATGAAGTGTTTCGCGTACCTACCCTAGAATCGCAAAATTTGATGCCAGTAGTACTAGATATTGATCGCCGAGACACAGAAATACCCAGCGAGTTAGAAGTTTACAGCTTCAAAAATCTCTCATTGCGGATGGGTAGGGAAGCTAGAGATAACAGAAAAAAGGCGATCGCTCAAGGTACAAGTAGTTCTTTAAAAGAAATTATTAGTCGATTTCATCACTCGCCTAAACGTTATTTTGGTCAAGACCGATCTTTCCCTGTAATTTTGGCAGGTGAAGAAGAAACAATCAATGTTAACAATTTAATTCAAGCAGCTTGGGCGCATTTAATCGAATTAACTGAAGATTATCGCAGACGTTCACAGCGCAAGTTTTCTGAGGGAGATTTACTCACCGCCGTTGTTACTTACCCAACTGTCGCCCCCCCAGTTGTTCGCAAAGAAGTGAAAGAATTAGTCGAACAGTTAGGCATTGATGATGTGCAAACTGCTTATGATGAAGCCGTTTCTGTCGCCATCTTCTTTTTGTGGCGAGAATTTGGTGGTAATCTCAACATTGGGATTGAATCATTCAAAACTCGTTGTCGTCGATCTGGCGATAAATGGTCACAAAATGTTCTGGTTTTAGATATTGGCGGCGGAACTACAGATTTAGCTTTAATTGAACTTACTTTAGAAGATCAAACTCCTTTCTTTGCCAATAATGAAGACCGGGGTTTAGGAGGACGTTACTATAAACTTACTCCTAAATTATTAGGCTCTTCAGGTCATTTACAGTTAGGTGGTGAACTAATTACACTGCGAATTTTTAGATTATTAAAAGTTGCGATCGCTGACTTTCTTTTAACAGCAGTAACAATCGGTAATATCACCAGCGAAAAATTAGAAGATTTAATTAGTACAGAATTAAACGAGCGTTTCCTAGAGAAAGGAAAATTCCAAAGCGGTAGTATTTTAAAATGTCTAGATAAAGAAAATCCCGAAGGCGATGCAGCTTACAAAGATGCTCTAGATACCGCAGAAAAAGTATTACCTACCCGTTGGCAACAAGCACCCCAACGCCTACAAACCTTTTATACTCTTTGGGAATATGCAGAAGCAGCTAAACTGAAATTAGGTCAAAAATCGCTTGATGATTTTTCTGGTTTAACCTTTACTTTGTTTGAGCAGCAAATTTCTGAACTGCTAACCCAAAGTGGAATTAAATTCCAAGCAACAAACTTAGATAATATTTATGTCACCTTAAATAGTCAGCAATTTGAAACAGCTACCACCTCAGCAATTAAAGAAGCGATCGGTATTGCTAAAGGATTAATGGAAAGTCGCTTGCATCCTGAAGATAATAATATAAATTCTTGGAATACCCATAAAGTTGATTGGTTAATTTTATCTGGGAAAACTTGCAATTTGGATTTAGTGCAACGCCACATCTACCAAGAATTTAGCAACTCACCTTACTTTGTTTGGAATCCAGAACGAATTACCTTTGTTTTGGAATTTACTAAACTAGCCACATCTGCGGGTGCTTGCTACGCCGAAAAATTGCGAAGACTCAGATTCGATCCCGAAGAATCCAAAGGATTATTACGTAAAGGAGCCAATCAACTAGAAATTGATGTTAAAAACCTATTTTATTATCTACCTTGCAACTTCAAACGTAAAACCCAAAGCAATGATTTATTGCCAGTATTTAAAGCCGGACAAGAACTTTATCAACTTGCTCCTTGGGAAAAAGTTGCTAAGGTTCGGACTGGATGGCAAGGCATACAATTAACCAATATTATTTACCGTCAAGATTACGAAGATGGAGATTTACGACTCTGGGGTAGCTTCGACGGTAAAAAGCTCATGGAAAAACTGGGAATGGAAGAAGCTGAGTTTCTCAGAAAAATTAAAGTCCAATTTGAAATCGACCAAACACTGCAATTTAGCGTGTTACTTTGTCAGGGAAATCCTCATTATTTAATCGACGTTCCTGGGATAGATGTAGGATCAGCAATATCAGCAATATCTGAAACATCAACACTATTTGCTGACGGTAAATTGAAATGGAATATTGCCGTTGAACGCCCCAATAAAAACTTAACTGATGGTGATATTGCCGTCAACGTATTAGAGTCTGCAACCGTCGATCAACCAAATGCTTATCATTTAGTATTTGAAGTAGACAAAGATGATAGTCAATATTTGCAAGAATTTCATTATCTCCAAGATGGCGCACCCCAACCAGGAGTCGGTTTAATTAGTGAACCCTTACCTCCCTTCCCGCAAACTAGTCAGCACACCTTCTATGTTTATCAAACAGATACTGAAAGCAAAACCAAAAAATGGTTACGCATTGGCGCACTCAGCAAACCAGACATCACAACAGATTACCCCAGCCAATATCGTGTAACTCTCGACGAAAAAGGCATTTTACGGATGCACGCTGGAGAAGTACCTTACTGGACATCAACTAATGAAGAATGTCTTAAACAACAAGGATGCGTTTATTGCGCCGAATTAGAATTACAACCCAACGAAGTTGACAAAGAACGCGACCCCTTTTGCGGTGTACATTAA